From a single Thermothielavioides terrestris NRRL 8126 chromosome 3, complete sequence genomic region:
- a CDS encoding diphosphomevalonate decarboxylase, with protein MAEKVYRASTTAPVNIAVVKYWGKRDAKLNLPTNSSLSVTLSQSDLRTLTTASCSAAYPAADGDSLLLNGEPSDVSGARTQACFRELRARRAALETADVSLPKLSTMPLRIVSENNFPTAAGLASSAAGFAALVRAIADLYELPASPAELSLIARQGSGSACRSLFGGYVAWRMGDAADGSDSVADQVAEAAHWPDMRALILVVSAAKKGVSSTSGMQQTVATSGLFQERIARVVPQHMAAMEKAIRERDFAAFAEVTMRDSNSFHATCADTYPPIFYMNDVSRAAIRAVEQINAAAGRTVAAYTFDAGPNAVIYYLEKDAEAVVGTLYHVLGAAVDGWKDAVVKGLKPTVTLDEAVAGLLKSGVSRVILTGVGEGPAKTDEHLVAEDGTPVTARR; from the exons ATGGCCGAGAAAGTGTATCGCGCCAGCACCACGGCGCCGGTCAATATCGCCGTCGTCAA GTACTGGGGCAAGCGCGATGCCAAGCTCAACCTGCCGACCAACAGTTCGCTCTCCGTGACGCTCTCGCAGTCGGACCTGCGCACGCTCACCACCGCCTCCTGCTCCGCCGCGtacccggccgccgacggcgactcGCTGCTGCTCAACGGCGAGCCGTCCGATGTCTCGGGCGCCCGCACGCAGGCCTGTTTCCGTGagctgcgcgcccgccgcgccgccctcgagacCGCCGATGTGTCCCTCCCGAAGCTGTCGACCATGCCCCTGCGCATCGTCTCCGAGAATAACTTCCCGACCGCGGCGGGGctggcgtcgtcggcggctggCTTCGCCGCCCTGGTGCGTGCCATCGCCGACCTCTACGAGCTgcccgcgtcgccggccgagctgagCTTGATCGCCCGGCAGGGCTCCGGCTCGGCCTGCCGCAGCCTCTTCGGCGGCTACGTGGCCTGGCGCATGGGCGATGCCGCCGACGGAAGCGACTCGGTGGCCGACcaggtggccgaggcggcgcactGGCCCGACATGCGGGCGCTGATCCTGGTCGTGTCGGCCGCCAAGAAGGGCGTCAGCTCGACCTCGGGCATGCAGCAGACCGTCGCTACCTCGGGTCTGTTCCAAGAGCGCATCGCCCGCGTGGTGCCGCAGCATATGGCCGCCATGGAGAAGGCCATCCGCGAGCGTGACTTtgccgccttcgccgaggTCACCATGCGCGACTCCAACTCGTTCCACGCCACGTGCGCCGACACCTACCCGCCCATCTTCTACATGAACGACGTGTCGCGGGCGGCCATCCGCGCCGTCGAGCAGATcaatgccgccgccggccggacGGTGGCCGCGTACACGTTCGATGCCGGGCCGAACGCGGTCATCTACTACCTCGAgaaggacgccgaggcggtcgTCGGCACCCTCTACCacgtcctcggcgcggcggtcgaCGGCTGGAAGGACGCTGTCGTCAAGGGGCTGAAGCCTACGGTGACCTTGGATGAGGCGGTTGCCGGCTTGCTGAAGAGCGGCGTGAGCCGGGTGATTTTGACGGGCGTTGGGGAGGGCCCCGCCAAGACGGACGAGCATCTGGTTGCCGAAGACGGAACGCCAGTGACAGCGAGGAGATAG